From the bacterium genome, one window contains:
- the asnB gene encoding asparagine synthase (glutamine-hydrolyzing) produces the protein MCGIAGFLSTGAARPGEGVLRAMGDALAHRGPDASGVFLSPDGRVGLSHRRLSILDLSPAGAQPMFSADGSLVLSFNGEVYNFREIRAELEGKGHAFRGGSDTEVMLAAFREWGVEEAVRRFIGMFAFALWDGPTRRLYLVRDRLGIKPLYLARLPGMMLFASTLSALLAYPDFPREVDRSALQYFLEFQYVPGPHAIYRGVEKVLPGHIVEIDGDGRIADRAYWDLFDHWGKAAGRPRTEGEYEEELSGLLDSSIRFRMISDVPLGAFLSGGIDSSLVVALMRKAASGPVKTFSIGFQESGYDESPHARAVAAHLGTDHHEKICTPREAQALVRRIPDAYDEPFADSSAIPTMLVSEFTRQHVTVSLSGDGGDELFCGYPRYAWVRQGNVVRGIPGFLRRPLCSLLSRIPIHKVQRGAESVLYDDPAEMYFHTVGVFERRRLGEIVPEVVDDAHLSYFRTFRDPRGGGIVERAMATDIKTYLVDDILTKVDRASMAYSLEARVPLLDHRIVEFAARLPMEHKVHGGGTKHLLRNILYRHVPRELIDRPKMGFGIPVNRWLRNELRPLLDEYLGEVRVRREGFLRPDGVAQVVREHLSGHRDHQYRLWALLVFAMWVERYRPTS, from the coding sequence GTGTGCGGGATCGCCGGCTTCCTCTCCACCGGGGCCGCAAGGCCGGGCGAGGGAGTGCTGCGCGCGATGGGAGACGCGTTGGCCCACCGCGGACCGGACGCTTCCGGAGTCTTCCTCTCCCCCGACGGCCGGGTGGGGCTTTCCCACCGTCGTCTGTCGATCCTCGACCTCTCCCCCGCCGGGGCGCAGCCGATGTTCTCCGCGGACGGGTCGCTCGTCCTCTCCTTCAACGGGGAGGTGTACAACTTCCGGGAGATCCGCGCGGAACTCGAGGGGAAGGGCCACGCCTTCCGGGGGGGATCGGACACGGAGGTGATGCTGGCGGCGTTTCGCGAGTGGGGCGTGGAGGAGGCGGTGCGCCGGTTCATCGGCATGTTCGCCTTCGCGCTGTGGGATGGGCCGACGCGCAGACTGTACCTCGTCCGGGACCGGCTCGGGATCAAGCCGCTCTACCTTGCACGCCTGCCGGGGATGATGCTCTTCGCCTCCACGCTTTCAGCGCTCCTCGCGTACCCGGACTTTCCGCGGGAAGTGGACCGGTCGGCCTTGCAATATTTCCTCGAGTTCCAGTACGTCCCCGGGCCGCACGCGATCTATCGGGGTGTGGAGAAGGTCCTCCCCGGGCACATCGTGGAGATCGACGGCGACGGCAGGATCGCTGACCGCGCCTACTGGGACCTGTTCGATCACTGGGGGAAAGCGGCAGGTCGCCCGCGGACAGAGGGAGAGTACGAGGAGGAACTGTCCGGCCTGCTCGACTCCTCCATCCGGTTCCGGATGATCAGCGATGTGCCGCTGGGAGCGTTCCTTTCCGGGGGGATCGACTCCTCCCTCGTCGTGGCGTTGATGCGGAAGGCGGCTTCGGGACCGGTGAAGACGTTCTCCATCGGCTTCCAGGAGAGCGGATACGACGAGTCGCCGCACGCGCGGGCGGTGGCGGCGCACCTCGGGACGGACCACCACGAGAAGATCTGCACCCCCCGGGAGGCGCAGGCGCTGGTCCGGAGAATCCCCGATGCGTACGACGAGCCGTTCGCCGACTCGTCGGCCATCCCGACGATGCTGGTGTCGGAATTCACGCGGCAACACGTCACCGTCAGCCTGTCGGGGGATGGAGGAGACGAGCTGTTCTGCGGATACCCGCGCTACGCGTGGGTCCGCCAAGGGAACGTGGTGCGGGGGATCCCCGGTTTCCTGCGGCGTCCGCTGTGCTCCCTCCTCTCCCGCATTCCGATCCACAAGGTGCAGCGCGGGGCGGAGAGCGTCCTGTACGACGACCCGGCGGAGATGTACTTCCACACCGTGGGGGTCTTCGAGCGAAGGCGCCTCGGGGAGATCGTCCCGGAGGTGGTCGACGACGCCCATCTTTCCTACTTCCGGACGTTCCGGGATCCCCGCGGGGGGGGAATCGTCGAGCGCGCGATGGCCACCGACATCAAGACCTACCTGGTGGACGACATCCTGACGAAAGTCGACCGCGCATCGATGGCGTACTCGCTGGAGGCGCGGGTACCGCTGCTCGACCACCGGATCGTGGAGTTCGCGGCGCGACTCCCCATGGAGCACAAGGTGCACGGGGGGGGAACGAAGCATCTGCTGCGGAATATCCTCTACCGGCACGTGCCGCGGGAGTTGATCGACCGGCCAAAGATGGGGTTCGGCATTCCGGTCAACCGGTGGCTCCGCAACGAACTGCGGCCGCTGCTCGATGAGTACCTGGGCGAAGTGCGCGTCCGACGGGAGGGATTTCTCCGGCCGGACGGAGTGGCGCAGGTCGTCCGGGAGCACCTGTCGGGCCATCGGGACCATCAGTACCGGCTGTGGGCGCTGCTGGTTTTCGCAATGTGGGTGGAGCGCTACCGCCCGACGTCTTGA